A portion of the Drosophila innubila isolate TH190305 chromosome 3L unlocalized genomic scaffold, UK_Dinn_1.0 0_D_3L, whole genome shotgun sequence genome contains these proteins:
- the LOC117786277 gene encoding PAX-interacting protein 1, whose product MENLKISEKLFENVIYFVLGSLDDEGERLLKSGGAQSKLYLSDQITHLICASNYSEEELSMNLDLYNVIPVSEQWISHSAKLGRMASTRAFHPSLQRFLRGIRVAITNVVASDRRRLYAMLTFHGAIVTHSFGATNTHLVCGAATGSIYNRALALPKNAINIVTPDWVTDCLKCKGCLPCDPYHPRLLKPIEKQRAQKQQQQQQQQQQQQQQQQQNLQQQQQQMSQQQQQQQQQQQLIQQMPQQTPQQQQQTQAPAQLSDILGFGDDSAAKSIASIKSHLQASAERAQQQQLPQPAQQQVVFVRPRNMQQPQQLQQQHVQQQGAPQAPPPPPPPQQQQQIIIQQQKIIPANLQQQQQQQQQQQQIKNILQQHRQMKNTQQQQQQIQLMQQQDQQQQQQQQQQQQQQQQQLLLQQQQQQQQQPRLPTTPTMPQPAMPSGRQTPRMPQPATTPQPIQSPQQQMPQQQQVTQQQPQQVPQQQPQQVPQQQPQQQQVPVSPQMLHQHIMRQQHMLQQQQMQLQQHIQNGQSLTPQQQALHRQIQQQQQQLLQQQQQLQLQMQQQQQQPQQQQQSPRLVQNRSPVMPPSTPSPSLQQQHVAGSSNMLPPQSPRQLQSPAPQMTPPPPPSPQSAQHLRQQQQQLQQSRQQQQQHMMGSPQQQPPTAAMMSPQQQPFQQPVHQQQRMQLQQQQQQLAQQQQQSPQHISAPQSPQISQTPPMANKPQQQQPAQHQQQAQQQQQQQSFVQPIDPTDPVQVAQVLSRSTLSSNQDSLIMRQQQLKQQQLQQQQQQQQQMPPQQHTPSPRQSPLHQQQQPTTPTQQQQQQQQQPERVSSINKKKTDICILILIYFNNQVLQQQQPQQQQTAAIQQQLVPGQQQQQVQPQQQVITQRHVINTSTAQGQQIIQSHMMSIQQQKQQQMLQLQQQQQQIIPQQPQQQQPQQQMPQQLPPQQLQQQQQQQQQQQVQFTQQQNIALGTGGQVRIIQQTIQPPQQQQQQLMGQQFAHQQQQQQQPPQQQQVLAQQPQQHPLQQQQPQQQQQPQTMQTKKFIISQQQFNQLSVQQQQQILAQNQQNQNVFIVNSTNISQQQQQQQQQLVQQRQMLQQQQQQQQQQQLPPNQMMLQQQQQSPQQQQQQAPPQMQQQLITQQQRLQMQQQQQQAPQQQQQIVINQQVISDPQRLQYLQQQQLLQQKQQQQQQQQQQLVGPPQQQQILIQQQQAVPQQQQQQQQPPQQIMQQVLIKQQHLPQRTPPPQSPQQQQQQLMLQQQSPQHHTQLQQQQPHWSPQSPVTNQLPPTTPGTPTTSMGMQSPLPGTPTTPQQQQQQQAPQFAPRALRPQTPWPAQQQQQPPQSQAQQQQQPQQQQLVLPPPQQQQQQQQRQLIHLDEKTHAHFMSLDAHKRAEYITKLNQSKPRVMLRQQVTYQPRPGAPGSVTSVATRAPGPVTVPGPGTSHIIVQSQMPAGLTQQEQMVWLQQQGTRQVVVRAGGAPGLSPITQQQQQQQQPGASPQQLPQQQQQQQQQPFNPNDPNQQMLLQRQQLRVQQIPIQQTVPSQLGKQTVQLITGPNGQLIEQQTIVQQPQQQQQQQPPTPGTPTTPGTAVVVGGPNGSNIMTQTLVMSAVAPDGQQQQQTPQQMNLKTKTALANMLSNRLGNNGAQATPQQQQQLIAMGDAQQQQQQQQQQQIVQQVVVTGATPQQQQQLLLQQQQQQQQQLVAAQQQQQLPTAPQQHVEPPSAAGALRMMGQQHNAAVGVAGPPRTQQELILLQQQQQQQQQQQQQQQQQQMLQSQQMRRVVGVPQQQIPQQHLVQQQIVVAPPPNVQQQQQLSMGMPVQVAGPPHAYMQTRPGQPPIPIPPRPQFYGHNPNLKLPADLFLVGCTFFIVEYDETDSDELPIWLDTIRQFGGDIERVYCPRVTHIICRTQRHGMVMQALRDAKRCVTAYWLSDICLKRQLMPPWQPLHLPFPSQFGYRKPLERYIITSEGFEGEEVVRLQQMAEECGAIYTSYLSKVNTVIICKQLEGNKFNAAKEWGIHMVNALWLSDICIGNLSGLTQYDNPKYQQYNLVAPFRIECNLVAHLLTAWKAPINLTQEAHERVKRHLSDPYANEQKLKRQKLSVYQEQLPEQIVCIEYPQTTKPPKVIFSQVADAESLKKAVLLLGGIVVDSPVDATHLVMTRESRTCKLIQACCHVDYVLKSSWLVDSAKAGKFVPPDEYRIQHIPVDENLQFDLDTVLCAPTRSTLFVGKCFYVTPDVFPAREEIIRMIESSGGKVELKRRSGAAVAEAHVQAPDSYIIVTCPTDMHLCADLTRHGNPKCHIVSTEFVMSSILRQQLEIEPNLIPYLYNNNISNSSNNNNTNSNNNINKS is encoded by the exons atggaaaatttaaaaatcagtgAAAAGCTATTTGAAAATGTGATCTATTTCGTGCTCGGCAGCTTGGATGATGAG ggCGAAAGATTACTTAAGAGCGGCGGCGCACAATCGAAACTTTATCTTTCGGATCAAATCACACATTTGATATGTGCCAGCAATTATTCAGAGGAGGAGCTGTCGATGAACTTGGATCTCTACAATGTGATACCTGTGAGCGAACAATGGATCTCGCACAGCGCCAAACTTGGACGCATGGCCTCCACGCGTGCCTTTCATCCCAGTCTGCAGCGTTTCTTGCGCGGCATTCGGGTTGCCATCACCAATGTGGTGGCCAGTGATCGCCGACGCCTCTATGCCATGTTAACCTTCCATGGGGCCATCGTGACGCACAGTTTTGGGGCAACAAATACGCATCTGGTATGCGGTGCCGCCACTGGCAGTATCTACAATAGAGCGCTGGCGCTGCCCAAGAATGCCATCAATATAGTTACCCCGGATTGGGTTACCGATTGTCTCAAATGCAAAGGCTGTTTGCCCTGTGATCCGTATCATCCCAGATTGCTGAAGCCCATAGAGAAGCAACGCgcccaaaagcaacaacagcagcagcaacaacagcagcagcaacaacaacaacaacaacagaatctgcagcagcaacaacagcaaatgtcacaacaacagcagcagcagcaacaacaacaacagttaatACAGCAAATGCCACAACAAacaccgcaacaacaacaacagacacaaGCTCCTGCCCAACTATCAGATATCCTTGGATTTGGTGACGACAGCGCTGCCAAGAGTATTGCCAGCATCAAATCTCATCTGCAGGCATCGGCAGAGCGTGCG caacaacaacaattgccgcAACCGGCGCAGCAACAAGTTGTTTTTGTGCGGCCGCGAAATatgcaacagccacaacaattgcaacaacagcatgtACAGCAACAAGGTGCACCACaggcaccaccaccaccgccgccaccacagcagcaacaacaaatcattatacagcaacagaaaattaTACCAGCCAatttgcaacagcagcagcaacaacaacagcagcaacaacagattAAAAACATATTGCAGCAACATCgacaaatgaaaaatactcagcagcaacaacagcaaattcaACTGATGCAGCAACaggatcagcagcagcagcaacaacaacagcaacaacaacaacagcagcagcaacaattacttttgcaacaacaacaacagcagcaacaacaaccgcgtCTGCCAACCACGCCCACAATGCCGCAGCCTGCAATGCCAAGTGGCAGACAGACACCGCGTATGCcacaaccagcaacaacaccacaaCCCATACAATcaccacagcaacaaatgccgcagcaacagcaagtgACACAGCAACAGCCCCAACAAGTGccgcagcaacagccacaacaagtgccacagcagcagccacagcaacaacaggtgCCTGTTTCGCCACAAATGTTGCATCAGCACATAATGCGACAGCAACAcatgttgcaacagcagcaaatgcaactgcaacagcataTACAAAATGGCCAGAGTCTTACACCACAGCAACAGGCGCTGCATCGACAgatacagcagcagcaacagcaattgctgcagcaacaacagcagctacaactacaaatgcaacaacagcagcagcaaccacagcagcaacagcaatcgCCACGCCTCGTACAAAATCGTTCGCCGGTAATGCCACCCAGCACACCATCGCCTtcgttgcagcagcaacatgtggctggcagcagcaacatgttgccgcCACAATCGCCGCGTCAATTGCAATCACCAGCGCCACAAATGacgccaccaccgccgccgtCACCGCAGAGCGCACAACATTtgcgccagcaacaacaacagttgcaacagagtcgccagcagcagcagcaacatatgATGGGCTCACCGCAGCAACAGCCGCCCACTGCAGCTATGATGTCGCCGCAACAACAGCCATTCCAGCAGCCAGTGCATCAGCAGCAACGcatgcagttgcagcagcaacagcagcaactggcacaacagcaacaacaaagtccACAGCATATTTCAGCGCCGCAATCGCCGCAGATATCGCAAACGCCACCAATGGCCAACaagccgcagcaacaacaaccagctcagcatcagcaacaagcgcaacagcaacagcaacaacaatcctTTGTACAGCCCATTGATCCTACAGATCCTGTGCAAGTTGCTCAAGTTCTTAGTCGTTCCACACTTAGCAGCAATCAGGACTCTTTAATAATGCGCCAGCAACAgttgaagcaacaacagctgcagcaacaacagcagcagcagcaacagatgccaccacaacaacatacGCCGTCGCCGCGACAGTCGCCAttgcatcaacagcagcaaccgaCAACgccaacacaacaacagcaacaacaacaacaacaaccggaAAGAGTAAGttcgataaacaaaaaaaaaactgacatttgtatattaattttgatttattttaataatcaggtgcttcagcaacagcagccacaacaacaacagactgCAGCTATACAGCAGCAACTGGTGCctggacagcagcaacagcaggtgcaaccacaacaacaggtGATAACACAGCGTCACGTCATCAACACTTCCACAGCGCAGGGACAACAGATAATTCAGAGTCACATGATGAGCATacagcaacagaagcaacaacaaatgttgcagttgcaacagcagcaacagcaaattaTACCtcaacagccacagcagcaacaaccacagcagcaaatGCCACAACAGCTGCCACCTCAACAacttcagcagcaacaacaacaacaacaacagcagcaagtaCAGTTCACACAGCAACAGAATATTGCACTTGGCACAGGCGGACAGGTGCGCATAATTCAGCAGACAATACAACCgcctcagcagcaacagcagcagctcatgGGACAACAGTTtgcacatcaacaacagcagcaacaacagccaccgcagcagcagcaagtgttggcacaacaaccgcaacaacac ccattgcagcagcagcaaccccaacaacaacagcaaccgcaaACAATGCAGACCAAAAAGTTCATCATAAGTCAGCAGCAATTCAATCAGCTCAgcgtgcagcagcagcaacagattCTGGCACAAAAtcagcaaaatcaaaatgtgttTATTGTTAACTCTACCAATAtatcacagcagcagcaacaacaacagcagcagctcgtGCAGCAGCGTCAaatgttgcaacagcaacaacaacagcagcagcaacagcaattgccgCCGAATCAAATGatgctacagcaacaacagcaatcaccacagcagcagcagcaacaggcgcCGCCtcaaatgcaacagcagctgatcacgcaacaacaacgattgcaaatgcaacagcagcaacaacaggcacctcaacagcagcaacaaattgtgATAAACCAACAAGTCATCAGCGATCCACAGCGCCTGCAATacttgcagcaacagcaattgttgcaacaaaagcaacaacagcagcagcaacaacaacagcaacttgtTGGAccaccacagcagcaacaaatactcatacaacaacagcaggccgtgccacagcaacagcagcagcaacaacaaccaccgcAACAAATCATGCAACAAGTGCTAATTAAGCAACAACATCTGCCACAGCGCACGCCCCCACCTCAATcaccgcaacagcagcagcaacaactaatgctgcaacaacaatcgccGCAGCATCAcacacagctgcaacaacaacaaccgcattGGTCGCCACAGAGTCCAGTGACTAATCAGTTGCCCCCCACAACGCCCGGCACGCCCACCACAAGCATGGGCATGCAGTCGCCATTGCCGGGTACGCCAACAACAcctcaacaacagcaacaacaacaggcaccACAATTTGCACCACGCGCATTGCGGCCACAAACACCTTGGCCcgcccaacagcaacagcaaccgccGCAAtcacaagcacaacaacaacagcagccgcagcaacagcaacttgtGTTGCCAccgccacagcaacaacaacagcagcaacagcgacaacttATCCATCTGGATGAGAAGACACATGCTCATTTTATGTCGCTGGATGCACACAAACGCGCCGAGTACATCACAAAATTAAATCAGAGCAAACCACGTGTGATGCTACGACAACAGGTGACCTATCAACCGCGTCCCGGTGCGCCAGGCAGTGtcaccagtgttgccacccGAGCACCTGGTCCGGTGACTGTGCCCGGTCCAGGCACCTCACACATCATTGTGCAGAGTCAAATGCCCGCTGGACTCACGCAGCAGGAGCAGATGGTCTGGCTACAACAGCAGGGGACCCGACAAGTGGTTGTTCGTGCCGGTGGTGCGCCTGGTCTCAGTCCGATtacccaacaacagcagcaacaacagcagcctgGCGCTTCACCACAACaactgccacagcaacaacaacagcagcaacaacaaccgttTAATCCCAATGATCCAAATCAGCAAATGTTGTTGCAACGCCAACAACTGCGCGTGCAACAAATTCCCATACAACAAACGGTGCCGTCGCAATTGGGAAAACAGACAGTCCAACTGATAACTGGGCCAAATGGTCAGCTAATCGAGCAGCAGACAATTGTGCAGCAAcctcaacaacagcagcagcaacagccgccCACACCAGGCACGCCCACCACGCCAGgcactgctgttgttgttggcggaCCAAACGGTAGCAACATTATGACACAAACATTGGTCATGTCTGCAGTGG CTCCTGatggacaacaacagcaacaaacgcCGCAGCAAATGAACCTGAAAACGAAAACAGCTTTGGCCAATATGCTAAGCAACCGTTTGGGCAACAACGGAGCACAGGCAacgccgcagcagcagcagcaactgattGCTATGGGCgatgcacagcagcagcagcagcaacaacaacagcagcaaattgTACAACAGGTGGTTGTAACGGGTGCCAcaccgcaacagcaacaacaattgttgctgcagcaacagcagcagcaacaacaacaattggttgccgcacagcagcagcagcaattgccaACAGCACCGCAGCAACATGTGGAGCCGCCATCTGCAGCTGGCGCCTTACGCATGATGGGACAACAGCATAATGcagctgtgggcgtggcaggacCGCCTCGCACACAACAAGAGCTCATattgctgcaacaacagcagcagcagcaacaacaacaacaacaacagcagcaacaacagcaaatgttGCAATCCCAGCAAATGCGACGTGTTGTCGGCGTGCCACAACAACAGATACCACAACAACATTtggtgcaacaacaaattgtggtTGCACCACCGCCCAAtgttcaacagcaacagcaattgtcGATGGGCATGCCTGTCCAGGTGGCTGGTCCACCACACGCCTACATGCAGACGCGTCCTGGCCAACCTCCCATACCGATACCGCCACGCCCACAGTTTTATGGCCACAATCCGAACTTAAAGCTGCCAGCGGATCTTTTCCTCGTTGGCTGCACCTTCTTCATTGTGGAATACGATGAGACGGACAGCGATGAGTTGCCCATTTGGCTGGACACGATACGTCAATTTGGCGGCGACATTGAACGTGTCTATTGTCCGCGTGTGACGCACATCATCTGTCGCACTCAGCGACATGGCATGGTGATGCAAGCGTTGCGCGATGCCAAGCGTTGTGTGACCGCATATTGGTTAAGTGACATCTGCTTGAAGCGTCAGTTGATGCCACCATGGCAACCGCTGCACTTGCCGTTCCCCAGTCAGTTTGGCTATCGTAAGCCATTGGAACGGTACATTATCACCTCGGAGGGCTTCGAGGGTGAGGAAGTGGTGCGATTGCAACAAATGGCCGAGGAATGTGGCGCCATTTACACCTCATATCTTTCCAAGGTGAATACGGTGATTATCTGCAAGCAATTGGAGggaaataaattcaatgcaGCCAAAGAATGGGGCATACACATGGTGAATGCTCTCTGGCTCAGCGACATCTGCATTGGCAATCTGAGCGGACTCACCCAATACGATAATCCAAAATATCAACAGTACAATCTGGTGGCGCCCTTCCGCATTGAGTGCAATCTCGTGGCACATTTGTTGA CTGCATGGAAGGCGCCTATAAATCTCACACAGGAAGCCCACGAGCGCGTCAAGCGTCATCTCAGCGATCCCTATGCCAATGAGCAGAAGCTCAAGCGTCAGAAATTGAGCGTCTATCAGGAGCAGCTGCCGGAACAAATAGTCTGCATTGAGTATCCGCAGACGACAAAGCCGCCCAAGGTCATCTTCTCCCAGGTCGCCGATGCGGAATCCCTCAAAAAGGCAGTTCT CCTCTTGGGTGGTATTGTTGTGGATAGTCCCGTGGATGCCACGCATTTGGTGATGACGCGCGAGAGTCGCACTTGCAAGTTGATCCAAGCCTGTTGCCATGTCGACTACGTGCTTAAGTCAAGCTGGCTTGTGGATAGCGCCAAGGCGGGCAAATTTGTGCCACCGGATGAGTATCGCATCCAGCACATACCTGTTGATGAGAATCTACAATTCGATTTGGACACCGTGCTCTGTGCTCCCACACGATCCACTTTGTTTGTCGGCAAATGTTTCTATGTAACGCCGGATGTGTTCCCGGCACGGGAGGAAATCATACGCATGATTGAATCATCTGGTGGTAAAGTGGAGCTGAAACGACGCAGCGGTGCAGCCGTTGCTGAGGCACATGTTCAAGCGCCCGACTCGTATATCATTGTCACATGTCCGACGGACATGCATCTGTGTGCGGATCTCACCCGACATGGCAATCCCAAGTGTCATATCGTGTCCACGGAGTTTGTGATGAGCTCCATACTGCGACAGCAGCTGGAAATCGAACCCAATTTGATACCATATttgtacaacaataacatttccaatagcagcaataacaacaacaccaatagcaacaacaacattaacaaatcCTAG
- the LOC117786274 gene encoding GATOR complex protein NPRL3 has translation MEVNPLAVILVYFDSKGDRLLYRYPYQPLGKTLKLEEPHEEQSNKKRNPFAVANTDDLLQTPTHQNPSQGQGQLQGFADDVLSALFAVKPQLCNQKFELKLNDVRFVSHPTLISVVPAATPNPTSNQATASGSSATASVSVSVGAVKKQQMLINIVFALHAQASYSIVKCYHELSKRLGLALKFEEQRSGYLTEQTAYMARTHDEQQQQPLEKTFELIAERCSLAQALKSICNDLCTTGLLSTTLNQNLTLTFCLPAKAHQLHKKGSMVDPETIDRCLRALKPYHGMLLLVDFAELLDCVPPTGARMLWQLVDAYNPLISLQSMASNADLSIEHVYKLVSHLVYWAKATIIYPLCETNVYVIAPDASLHTKSHLVEKFSTRFAGMSLFEVISDFSLPTSIGHLTTPLQQPARQGILAQMVLWMLQHHLLMQLHTYVQFMPSDDDEFGDSASCTQAQMPGSCDNLTEEEQDDPLHGGSMLSMSSQPLPMPVNNHRRPLTEDHDSLASDNIAVQPSSSHKSNFSMTASLSTDNCDSLDSMEDEQKLKELLQVFNDADRAAIRRIPASLNVDDLSLLVKLYQMGYFKSEHHLEEIMYFENLRRSQLLQLLDKFRDVLIIYETEDPAIASMYNNK, from the coding sequence ATGGAGGTAAATCCACTTGCTGTTATTCTTGTTTACTTTGATAGCAAAGGCGATCGCCTGCTGTATCGCTATCCATATCAGCCGCTCGGCAAAACGCTTAAATTGGAGGAGCCGCACGAGGAGCAGAGCAACAAGAAGCGCAATCCATTTGCCGTTGCCAACACTGATGACCTGCTGCAGACGCCCACACACCAGAACCCGAGCCAAGGTCAAGGTCAGCTGCAGGGATTTGCGGACGATGTGCTCTCCGCCCTGTTTGCCGTCAAGCCACAATTGTGCAACCAAAAGTTCGAGTTGAAACTGAATGATGTGCGCTTTGTTAGTCATCCCACGCTGATAAGTGTTGTGCCCGCTGCAACGCCCAATCCAACGTCGAATCAAGCGACTGCATCCGGGTCCAGCGCCACAGCGAGTGTGTCCGTATCCGTAGGTGCGGTTAAGAAGCAGCAAATGCTAATTAACATTGTTTTCGCACTGCATGCCCAGGCCAGCTACTCCATTGTCAAGTGCTACCATGAGCTGAGCAAGCGTCTGGGATTGGCGCTGAAATTCGAGGAGCAGCGCAGTGGCTACCTCACCGAACAGACGGCGTACATGGCGCGCACCCACgacgagcagcaacagcagccgctgGAGAAGACCTTTGAACTGATTGCGGAACGTTGCAGCTTGGCGCAGGCACTGAAATCCATCTGTAATGATCTGTGCACCACGGGATTGCTGAGCACCACATTGAATCAGAATCTTACGTTGACCTTTTGTCTGCCGGCAAAGGCGCATCAGCTGCACAAGAAGGGCAGCATGGTGGATCCCGAGACGATAGATAGATGCCTGCGAGCCTTGAAACCGTATCATGGCATGCTCCTGCTGGTGGACTTTGCCGAGCTGCTCGATTGTGTGCCGCCGACGGGAGCGCGCATGCTCTGGCAACTGGTGGATGCCTATAATCCATTGATAAGCCTGCAGAGCATGGCGTCCAATGCGGATCTGAGTATTGAGCATGTCTACAAGCTGGTATCGCATCTTGTCTACTGGGCCAAGGCTACCATCATTTATCCGCTGTGCGAGACGAATGTCTATGTGATTGCGCCGGATGCATCGCTGCACACCAAGTCACATCTAGTCGAGAAGTTCTCCACACGCTTTGCAGGCATGTCGCTATTTGAAGTCATCTCGGACTTCTCGCTGCCCACATCGATTGGACATCTGACGACGCCGCTACAACAGCCGGCACGTCAGGGAATTCTCGCCCAAATGGTGCTCTGGATGTTGCAGCATCATCTTCTCATGCAGCTCCACACCTATGTACAGTTCATGCCCAGCGATGATGATGAATTTGGCGATTCCGCATCGTGTACGCAGGCACAGATGCCGGGCAGCTGTGATAACCTCACCGAGGAGGAGCAGGATGATCCTCTGCATGGCGGCTCCATGCTTAGCATGTCCAGTCAACCGCTGCCGATGCCAGTCAACAACCATCGACGTCCATTAACCGAGGATCACGACTCTTTGGCATCGGACAACATTGCCGTGCAGCCGTCGTCCAGTCACAAGTCCAACTTCAGCATGACGGCTTCTCTCAGCACCGACAATTGCGACAGCCTTGACTCAATGGAGGATGAACAGAAGCTCAAGGAGCTGCTGCAGGTCTTCAACGATGCCGATCGCGCTGCCATCCGTCGCATTCCCGCCTCCCTCAACGTCGATGATCTCTCGCTACTCGTCAAGCTCTATCAAATGGGTTACTTCAAGAGCGAACATCATCTGGAGGAGATCATGTACTTTGAGAATCTGCGGCGATCGCAGCTTTTACAACTGCTCGACAAATTTCGCGATGTACTGATCATATACGAGACCGAAGATCCTGCCATTGCATCCATGTACAACAATAAATAG
- the LOC117788503 gene encoding uncharacterized protein LOC117788503, protein MLFLNKSDKPQDNRSNNNFWVLQIDFTCAHNIYTNTSEHIKWRKIVQGSRGKNHVCVKSSTSDKHNERCDGKRQADEHTIPAKRATAANFMAYKHVTARIGNKTFDENITVYRSVQRNSEKAENNGKKLSDSGAVLTS, encoded by the exons ATGTTATTTCTCAATAAAAGCGACAAGCCCCAAGAtaacagaagcaacaacaatttctggGTGCTGCAGATTGATTTTacttgt GCACataatatatacacaaatacGAGTGAACACAT AAAGTGGCGAAAAATCGTACAGGGCAGTCGAGGCAAAAATCACGTATGCGTAAAGAGCAGCACAAGCGATAAACACAACGAAAGATGTGATGGAAAGAGACAAGCAGATGAACACACAATACCAGCAAAACGGGCAACAGCGGCCAACTTCATGGCGTACAAACATGTAACAGCAAGAATAGGGAATAAAACGTTTGACGAAAACATAACAGTGTACAGGAGTGTACAACGAAATTCGGAAAAAGCTGAGAATAATGGCAAAAAACTAAGCGACAGTGGAGCGGTTTTAACATCctga